The Fuerstiella sp. genome includes a window with the following:
- a CDS encoding NAD(P)H-hydrate epimerase, whose protein sequence is MNAPSASNLNELILSRDEARAVDAAAVKALGLPGLLMMENAARGTADHLPDPGASDQVAILCGPGNNGGDGLAIARQRAAEGYRSQVFLETAGRPLSADTRSNLEFLTNSGVNVQILNDGSDCPRLLADMAPNDWIVDALLGTAVRGELRSPFSRWVESINSSPAQVLSVDVPSGLNCDDGSCGNQCVQADITVSFVGTKRGFLTPAAQKYTGRVVIAHIGIPQAWIHDWIIQYRQEKS, encoded by the coding sequence ATGAATGCCCCTTCTGCTTCGAACTTAAATGAACTGATTCTGTCCCGGGATGAAGCACGGGCAGTCGACGCCGCTGCCGTTAAAGCACTGGGACTTCCCGGACTACTGATGATGGAAAATGCGGCCCGCGGCACTGCCGACCATTTACCCGATCCCGGAGCGTCTGATCAGGTCGCAATCCTGTGTGGTCCCGGGAACAACGGAGGAGACGGTCTGGCCATTGCCCGACAACGCGCAGCTGAGGGATACCGTTCACAGGTGTTCCTGGAAACGGCTGGCAGGCCTCTGTCGGCCGACACGCGAAGCAACCTCGAATTTCTCACAAACAGCGGCGTGAACGTTCAGATCCTGAATGACGGTTCAGACTGCCCGAGATTGCTGGCTGACATGGCTCCGAATGACTGGATTGTCGATGCACTCCTGGGAACAGCTGTTCGCGGTGAACTTCGATCCCCGTTCAGCCGTTGGGTCGAATCAATCAATTCATCCCCCGCACAGGTATTGTCCGTTGACGTACCCTCAGGTCTGAACTGTGATGATGGCAGTTGTGGGAATCAATGTGTTCAGGCGGACATCACGGTGTCCTTCGTCGGAACAAAACGCGGGTTTCTCACACCAGCGGCACAGAAATACACAGGCCGTGTCGTGATTGCACACATTGGCATACCACAGGCATGGATTCATGACTGGATCATTCAGTATCGTCAGGAAAAGTCCTGA
- a CDS encoding SDR family oxidoreductase produces the protein MLDTYNDRWALVTGASSGIGREFAARLAGRGMHLILAARRTDMMNELAQDLLTRHGTTSHIVTIDLATTDAGERLYNEIQRLNIDVELVVNNAGAGLIGDIETTDPNQVQRMLTLNILTLTDLTYRLLPGMLQRGHGAIINMSSVAAFQPVAFMAAYAASKSFILHFSEALWAEARSRGVTVMGLCPGVTETEFFKLAGAPGWLEKHTAQTSSRVVRKALKGLEKRRQYLVTSWKDYLITVFVRLATRRTAVNESKRYFRPGRRLPDESSDRPNEAETSMQNDLQR, from the coding sequence GTGCTGGACACCTATAACGATCGTTGGGCACTTGTAACAGGCGCTTCTTCCGGAATCGGCCGTGAGTTCGCTGCGCGCCTTGCCGGTCGGGGAATGCATCTTATTCTTGCGGCCCGCCGTACCGATATGATGAATGAACTGGCCCAGGATCTGCTCACTCGTCACGGGACAACCAGCCATATTGTAACGATCGATCTTGCCACAACCGACGCCGGTGAAAGGCTGTACAATGAAATTCAACGTCTGAACATCGATGTGGAACTGGTCGTTAACAACGCCGGGGCCGGTCTGATCGGGGACATCGAGACGACTGATCCGAATCAGGTTCAGCGGATGCTGACGCTGAATATTCTCACGCTTACCGATCTGACTTATCGGCTGCTGCCTGGAATGCTGCAGCGGGGACATGGCGCAATCATCAACATGTCATCGGTGGCCGCTTTCCAGCCGGTCGCATTCATGGCCGCGTATGCAGCCAGTAAGTCCTTTATTCTGCACTTCAGTGAAGCACTCTGGGCTGAAGCACGCAGTCGTGGAGTGACTGTGATGGGGTTGTGTCCTGGAGTGACTGAAACGGAATTTTTCAAGCTGGCGGGTGCTCCAGGCTGGCTGGAAAAACACACGGCACAAACGAGCAGCCGCGTGGTTCGCAAGGCACTGAAGGGACTGGAAAAACGTCGGCAGTACCTGGTCACCAGCTGGAAAGACTATCTGATTACGGTCTTTGTTCGTCTGGCGACTCGGCGCACCGCGGTGAATGAATCCAAACGATACTTTCGACCAGGTCGTCGCCTGCCGGATGAATCGTCAGATCGTCCGAATGAAGCTGAGACTTCGATGCAGAACGATCTGCAACGGTAA
- a CDS encoding ketoacyl-ACP synthase III, whose product MDAQTTTAGVPASTGVEIDAETVCQNLTASTPAASNPESAFRTSSRTQKLHGISIRGIGSALPEDVVTNEDLKRNYGFDPEWIEKRTGIRERRRAAANDSTSSLAVRAAKAAISDAGISTTDIDLVVMGTFTPDYHCASSACLVQHELDLDAAAFDVQAACAGFMYALSTAGQYVATGNSQTALVIGADIMSRCAEPSDRTTAPLFGDGAGAVIVQAGGPEQGLLSYQLGADGRGADLLYCPVGGSARPPEPHTVAAGDHFLKMDGRKVFKWAVQTVADSIRVVLDHSGVSVDQVNLFVLHQANIRIIDHAMKDLGIPEHKVVNNLERVGNTSAASIPLVLSEANKAGRINSGDLVLMCGFGAGLTWGTGLFRW is encoded by the coding sequence ATGGATGCACAAACCACCACGGCAGGAGTGCCGGCTTCCACCGGTGTCGAAATCGACGCCGAGACAGTCTGCCAAAACTTGACAGCATCAACACCTGCAGCTTCGAATCCGGAGTCTGCATTTCGAACATCGTCGCGCACTCAAAAACTGCACGGCATCTCGATACGCGGTATCGGATCCGCGCTGCCTGAGGATGTTGTGACCAATGAGGACCTGAAGCGGAACTACGGCTTTGATCCGGAATGGATCGAAAAAAGGACAGGTATCCGCGAACGACGTCGGGCAGCCGCCAATGATTCAACAAGTTCACTGGCTGTCCGTGCTGCCAAAGCAGCAATTTCCGATGCCGGGATTTCTACAACGGATATTGACCTGGTCGTTATGGGGACATTTACTCCCGACTATCACTGTGCTTCCAGCGCCTGTCTGGTCCAGCATGAACTGGACCTGGATGCTGCTGCGTTCGATGTGCAGGCCGCCTGTGCCGGATTCATGTACGCTCTCTCCACTGCAGGACAGTATGTGGCCACAGGAAATTCGCAAACAGCTCTGGTGATCGGAGCAGACATCATGAGCAGGTGCGCAGAACCATCTGACAGAACGACGGCACCCTTGTTCGGTGACGGCGCCGGAGCGGTCATTGTTCAGGCCGGAGGCCCGGAGCAGGGCCTTCTGAGTTACCAGCTGGGTGCCGACGGCAGAGGTGCTGATCTGTTGTACTGTCCGGTTGGAGGCAGCGCCCGACCGCCGGAGCCTCACACCGTTGCTGCTGGTGACCACTTCCTGAAAATGGACGGCCGCAAGGTTTTCAAGTGGGCAGTGCAGACCGTGGCCGATTCAATCAGAGTTGTTTTGGACCACTCCGGTGTTTCAGTCGATCAGGTAAATTTGTTTGTCCTGCATCAGGCCAACATCCGCATCATTGATCACGCAATGAAAGACCTGGGAATTCCGGAGCATAAGGTCGTCAACAATCTGGAACGGGTGGGTAATACGTCTGCGGCATCGATCCCGCTGGTTCTGTCCGAGGCAAACAAAGCAGGTCGTATTAACAGTGGCGATCTGGTCCTGATGTGCGGGTTTGGAGCCGGACTGACCTGGGGCACCGGCCTTTTCCGCTGGTAA
- the murA gene encoding UDP-N-acetylglucosamine 1-carboxyvinyltransferase, whose translation MDMLIVEGARRLSGRVRVHGSKNATLPIMAASLAVDGPVTLNNVPALVDVVTMARLLRSLGARVSGTEDRVEIDAQCAEGVVAEYDLVRQMRAGVCVLGPLLARFGSARVSLPGGCNIGHRPIDLHLRGLTALGADIRINGGYVVAESGTLRGTELHLDGPHGSSVTATCNVMTAATLARGRTIIHCAAMEPEVAGLAAFLNRLGAKIEGAGTSTIEITGVEHLHGGSQTIVSDRIEAATLAIAAAITRSDIEIEEAPVDHLASVISKLREIGVNMAVNGKCLKVNATGTLRSSDITARPYPGIPTDTQAQFMALLATIPGNSLVTDSVFPDRFMHASELLRMGARLRRAGDSTLVQGVNSLSGAPLMACDLRASAALLLAAMAADGESRIRRIYHLDRGYVQLEQKLNQIGARIRRCDETRTQNSRVS comes from the coding sequence ATGGACATGTTGATCGTAGAGGGAGCCCGACGACTTTCGGGACGCGTTCGCGTTCATGGGTCCAAGAATGCGACGCTTCCCATCATGGCAGCGTCGCTGGCTGTTGATGGCCCCGTCACACTCAACAATGTCCCGGCCCTTGTTGATGTCGTCACCATGGCCCGGCTGCTGCGAAGCCTCGGTGCCCGCGTTTCAGGCACAGAGGACCGTGTGGAAATCGATGCTCAGTGTGCCGAGGGTGTGGTGGCGGAATATGACCTTGTCAGACAAATGCGGGCCGGTGTCTGCGTGCTGGGGCCTTTGCTGGCCAGATTTGGAAGCGCCAGAGTCTCCTTACCCGGTGGCTGTAACATCGGACATCGTCCGATCGATCTGCATCTGCGGGGACTGACGGCACTGGGTGCAGATATCCGTATCAACGGAGGTTATGTCGTTGCTGAATCAGGGACCCTGCGCGGCACTGAACTTCATCTGGATGGTCCCCACGGAAGCAGCGTCACCGCGACATGTAACGTGATGACGGCGGCAACTCTCGCCCGTGGTCGTACCATCATTCACTGTGCGGCAATGGAACCGGAGGTTGCCGGCCTGGCTGCTTTTCTCAACCGTCTGGGTGCTAAGATTGAGGGAGCCGGCACTTCCACGATTGAAATTACAGGAGTAGAGCATCTGCATGGTGGAAGTCAGACCATCGTGTCGGATCGAATTGAGGCCGCCACCCTGGCAATCGCTGCTGCAATCACTCGCAGTGACATAGAAATTGAAGAAGCACCCGTTGATCACCTGGCGTCAGTCATTTCCAAACTTCGCGAAATCGGAGTCAACATGGCAGTCAACGGTAAATGTTTGAAAGTGAACGCCACCGGGACACTGCGTTCATCCGATATCACCGCACGGCCTTACCCGGGAATTCCCACCGACACACAGGCTCAATTCATGGCTCTGCTGGCCACAATTCCTGGAAACAGCCTGGTCACTGACAGTGTTTTCCCGGATCGTTTTATGCACGCCTCTGAGCTACTGCGGATGGGGGCCAGGCTGCGACGAGCCGGTGATTCCACTTTGGTTCAGGGAGTAAATTCACTGTCGGGCGCACCACTGATGGCGTGTGACCTGCGTGCAAGTGCGGCCCTGTTGCTGGCAGCGATGGCTGCCGACGGCGAGTCCCGAATTCGACGGATATACCACCTGGACCGCGGCTATGTGCAACTCGAACAAAAACTCAATCAAATCGGTGCCAGAATCCGGCGCTGCGATGAAACCCGCACTCAAAACAGCCGCGTCAGCTGA
- a CDS encoding Sir2 family NAD-dependent protein deacetylase yields the protein MQTNNAQKASRLLREWMNESHCVVAFTGAGISTESGIPDFRSPGGVWSRSRTVYFEEFCDSHEARHEYWRQKAETHQDFSQAKPNITHQTLARWESKGQLHGIITQNIDGLHQVSGSQRVLELHGTARNVTCLDCDWQDPADQWVEEFVATDRVPVCPECGGRLKHATVSFGQSLPTDVLDTSAQWAAQCDLFLALGSSLVVEPAASLPGIAADQGAKLVIINRDETPLDAVASLNVRALLGDVFQLM from the coding sequence GTGCAGACAAATAATGCACAGAAAGCGTCCCGCCTGCTCCGTGAATGGATGAACGAGTCACACTGTGTTGTGGCATTTACCGGAGCCGGAATCAGCACGGAAAGTGGAATTCCTGATTTCCGATCACCTGGCGGTGTCTGGTCCAGATCCAGAACGGTGTACTTCGAAGAATTCTGTGACAGCCATGAAGCTCGCCACGAATACTGGCGGCAAAAAGCAGAAACTCATCAGGATTTCTCCCAGGCCAAACCAAATATCACTCATCAAACCTTGGCCAGGTGGGAATCGAAGGGACAACTGCACGGAATCATCACTCAAAACATCGACGGTCTGCATCAGGTATCCGGCAGTCAGCGAGTACTGGAACTGCATGGAACCGCACGCAACGTGACCTGCCTGGACTGCGACTGGCAGGATCCGGCAGATCAGTGGGTTGAAGAATTCGTAGCCACCGACCGCGTCCCGGTCTGTCCCGAATGCGGTGGTCGCCTGAAGCATGCAACGGTGTCATTTGGTCAGTCCCTGCCCACTGATGTTCTGGACACGTCAGCACAGTGGGCCGCTCAGTGCGATCTGTTCCTGGCACTGGGCTCATCACTGGTGGTTGAACCGGCAGCCAGCCTGCCAGGAATTGCTGCAGATCAGGGCGCAAAGCTGGTGATCATCAATCGAGACGAAACCCCACTCGATGCAGTCGCCTCACTGAATGTACGTGCACTGCTGGGAGATGTCTTTCAGCTGATGTGA
- the prmC gene encoding peptide chain release factor N(5)-glutamine methyltransferase, protein MNESGPADDVWTVQRILAWTTNYLTKNGIPAARLEAELLCAHARQCQRVRLYTDYDMPMTDTERVRMREYVQRRAGREPLAYITGNREFYGRNFEVGVGVLIPRPETETLVDLALEQISDIHASQFAEVGFGSGCIAVTLAVQKPKCRITASDISDVCFGYATRNATMYEVTDRIRLVRGNGLEPIKRSSTDVRYDGIISNPPYVCDHELQELQPEVAEYEPHDALLSGVDGLDLIRRLIPESSDILKPGGWIGLECDPAQCEEVRRLMTDSGFTKIKIHQDHRNVDRIVTAFKKGDASADK, encoded by the coding sequence ATGAATGAATCAGGTCCCGCTGACGATGTGTGGACCGTTCAGCGGATTCTGGCCTGGACGACAAACTACCTGACGAAGAACGGTATCCCGGCAGCTCGGCTTGAAGCAGAACTGTTATGTGCTCATGCAAGACAGTGTCAGCGTGTTCGTCTGTACACGGACTACGACATGCCAATGACAGATACCGAACGCGTCCGAATGCGGGAATATGTTCAACGTCGGGCCGGACGGGAACCACTCGCCTACATCACAGGTAATCGTGAGTTCTACGGCCGAAATTTTGAAGTGGGAGTCGGGGTACTTATCCCCCGGCCGGAAACAGAAACACTCGTTGACCTGGCGCTTGAACAGATTTCTGATATTCACGCGTCACAGTTCGCCGAAGTGGGATTTGGTTCGGGATGCATCGCTGTGACCCTGGCCGTTCAAAAACCAAAGTGCCGGATTACAGCAAGTGACATCTCGGATGTCTGTTTTGGGTATGCCACACGCAACGCCACGATGTACGAAGTTACAGACAGAATCCGGTTGGTCCGGGGAAATGGTCTGGAACCGATAAAACGCTCGAGTACTGACGTCCGGTATGATGGAATCATCAGTAATCCTCCGTACGTATGTGATCACGAACTGCAGGAACTGCAGCCGGAGGTTGCCGAATACGAACCGCACGACGCACTCCTGTCAGGAGTCGACGGTCTGGATCTGATCCGACGCCTGATTCCGGAATCATCCGACATTCTTAAACCGGGGGGATGGATCGGACTTGAGTGTGATCCCGCGCAGTGTGAGGAAGTCCGTCGACTGATGACAGATTCGGGTTTCACGAAAATTAAGATTCATCAGGATCACCGGAATGTGGATCGAATTGTGACGGCCTTCAAAAAAGGGGATGCGAGTGCAGACAAATAA
- a CDS encoding sugar phosphate isomerase/epimerase: MIKSAVTISLVEQARQGPFVFHDDAAASCRKAAELGFDAVELFAPSADAIKALPLESLLQENGLNLAAVGTGAGMVVHGLHLCDPDVARRTAAQDFIQSMIEAGAAYGAPAIIGSMQGRWDDQTSKSVATDRLRDSLESLGSYAADHGVRLIYEPLNRYETNLAVTMKQGNELLTPLSTDNVVLLADLFHMNIEESNISEALRTAGSNVGHVHFVDSNRQAAGRGHMDYSPVAQALSDIGYKGYASAEAFPVPNSDEAARQTIETFKSVFRRNVN, translated from the coding sequence ATGATCAAATCTGCTGTAACAATCAGTCTTGTCGAACAGGCTCGCCAGGGACCGTTTGTGTTTCACGATGATGCAGCTGCCAGCTGCCGTAAAGCTGCTGAACTGGGCTTCGATGCAGTGGAACTCTTTGCTCCATCCGCTGATGCAATCAAAGCACTTCCATTGGAATCGCTGTTGCAGGAAAATGGTTTGAATCTTGCGGCTGTTGGTACCGGAGCCGGAATGGTGGTTCACGGACTACACCTTTGTGACCCGGATGTCGCTCGACGCACGGCCGCTCAAGACTTTATCCAGTCAATGATTGAAGCGGGAGCAGCATATGGCGCTCCCGCAATTATTGGATCGATGCAGGGAAGATGGGACGACCAAACAAGTAAGTCAGTTGCCACAGATCGATTGCGGGACAGTCTCGAGTCACTGGGAAGCTACGCCGCCGATCACGGCGTCCGTCTGATTTATGAACCATTGAATCGCTACGAGACAAATCTGGCCGTCACCATGAAGCAGGGCAACGAATTACTGACACCGCTGTCTACTGATAATGTGGTGCTGCTGGCCGACCTGTTTCACATGAATATCGAGGAAAGCAATATCTCGGAGGCCCTCCGAACAGCAGGTTCAAACGTGGGACACGTTCATTTCGTTGATTCCAATCGCCAGGCTGCCGGTCGGGGGCACATGGATTACAGTCCCGTCGCTCAGGCACTCAGCGACATCGGATATAAAGGATATGCCTCAGCTGAAGCATTTCCCGTTCCAAATTCAGATGAAGCAGCGCGACAGACCATCGAAACGTTTAAATCCGTGTTTCGCCGGAACGTCAATTAA
- the hisD gene encoding histidinol dehydrogenase yields the protein MTNSSDKNCPIPVIDCRHDDAAGLFRSLREKLSPRGDVVSEAGRQRTIELFGEALSPRAVVQRICSDVQKKGISAVLDYTSRLDRSDLTAETVRVPQEQLEAAVDAADPNFLNTIRTIRDNIAEFQTIVLPEDSEIRRDLNGGCVKLRQRHLPMKRVGICVPGGAAAYPSTVLMTAVPAKTAGVKEIAVVVPPTKFGAWNTDILATCHEVGVTEVYRIGGAQAVAALAYGVDGIKGVDKIVGPGNLFVALAKQYVFGEVDIDSIAGPSEVVVLADETAHPHFVAADLISQAEHSPGSGVLITWHEPLIAKVKNELEHQLRQLPRGDLARICLVDYGALILAKDETQAAQMTDELAPEHLHLSMSAPESMLPRIQNAGAIFMGHYTPVALGDYVAGPSHVLPTGGTARFSNGLASTDFLKRSSVIQYDRQSLAADAGHVRLMSATEGLTAHGASVDIRLQDT from the coding sequence ATGACGAATTCATCGGACAAAAACTGCCCGATCCCGGTGATTGATTGTCGCCATGATGATGCGGCCGGTCTGTTTCGCTCCTTGAGAGAAAAACTTAGTCCGCGCGGTGACGTGGTTTCTGAAGCCGGCCGACAGCGAACGATTGAGCTGTTCGGTGAAGCCCTCAGCCCGCGTGCCGTGGTACAACGCATCTGCTCAGACGTTCAGAAGAAGGGCATCTCAGCGGTTCTCGACTATACATCCCGGCTCGACAGAAGCGACCTGACTGCAGAAACCGTTCGAGTGCCTCAGGAGCAACTTGAGGCTGCGGTTGATGCTGCCGACCCGAATTTCCTGAACACAATTCGGACGATCCGTGACAACATCGCCGAATTCCAGACAATTGTGCTGCCTGAAGACTCGGAAATCCGACGAGACCTTAATGGCGGCTGCGTCAAACTCCGGCAACGACACCTGCCGATGAAACGTGTCGGAATCTGTGTGCCAGGCGGCGCCGCAGCGTACCCCTCGACGGTATTAATGACTGCTGTACCGGCAAAGACGGCGGGTGTGAAAGAGATCGCTGTCGTTGTACCACCCACAAAATTCGGAGCATGGAATACAGACATTCTGGCAACCTGCCATGAAGTCGGAGTGACTGAAGTCTACCGGATCGGAGGCGCCCAGGCGGTGGCAGCCCTGGCATACGGCGTGGACGGAATTAAGGGCGTCGATAAAATCGTCGGACCCGGTAACCTGTTCGTAGCTTTAGCCAAGCAATACGTCTTTGGTGAGGTGGACATTGACAGTATCGCCGGTCCCAGCGAAGTCGTTGTTCTGGCAGACGAAACGGCCCACCCGCACTTCGTGGCTGCAGACTTGATTTCTCAGGCTGAACACAGTCCCGGCTCAGGAGTCCTGATCACCTGGCATGAACCACTGATTGCGAAGGTAAAAAATGAACTGGAACACCAACTCCGGCAGTTGCCTCGTGGTGATCTGGCCCGCATATGTCTGGTGGACTACGGAGCATTAATTCTGGCAAAGGATGAAACACAGGCAGCTCAAATGACCGATGAACTGGCTCCGGAACATCTGCATCTTTCCATGTCCGCTCCCGAATCAATGCTGCCGCGAATTCAAAATGCCGGTGCGATCTTTATGGGACACTATACGCCGGTCGCACTGGGAGACTACGTCGCAGGTCCGTCTCATGTACTGCCTACCGGAGGAACCGCGAGGTTTTCGAATGGTTTGGCGTCGACCGACTTTTTAAAGCGCAGTTCGGTGATCCAGTATGACCGGCAGTCACTCGCGGCAGATGCCGGACACGTTCGGCTCATGTCCGCCACAGAAGGTCTGACAGCCCATGGCGCCAGTGTCGATATTCGTCTGCAGGACACTTAG
- a CDS encoding aminotransferase class I/II-fold pyridoxal phosphate-dependent enzyme — MLDLYSDTVTRPTDAMRQAMASAVVGDDMMGEDPTVNQLESMVAGMLGKEAAVFACSGTQSNQMALRVHCVPGDELLINSTGHIGNYEGGAPAALSGITVRHIMSPDGFLDVDDLRDRLAPDDQHLCRTRLVCLENTANAGGGRVYPLEQMQRVAEWAWSNNLKMHLDGARLFNATTAGGYSPEDVGQCFDTVSICFSKGLGCPMGSILVGSHDDIREARRVRKIFGGALRQAGIIAAAAVHALENHVSRLGDDHRNARELAARLSTVEGIRISPADVESNLVFFEIDDDLGTSAQLGTALSEFDVRMCPFPGQRMRAVTHLDVTAADIPKAADAVRRAMAAGIREQTVPTGGPHSE, encoded by the coding sequence ATGCTTGATCTTTACAGCGATACTGTGACACGTCCAACTGACGCGATGCGGCAGGCGATGGCATCCGCCGTTGTTGGTGACGATATGATGGGTGAAGATCCCACCGTCAATCAACTTGAATCTATGGTTGCCGGGATGCTGGGGAAAGAAGCTGCTGTCTTTGCCTGTTCGGGAACACAATCCAACCAGATGGCTCTTCGCGTGCATTGTGTGCCAGGTGATGAATTACTGATTAACTCGACCGGGCACATTGGCAATTACGAAGGTGGTGCTCCCGCTGCGCTGAGCGGTATCACAGTACGTCACATCATGTCCCCTGACGGATTTCTGGATGTAGACGATTTACGTGATCGACTGGCTCCTGATGATCAGCATTTATGTCGCACTCGGCTGGTGTGTCTTGAGAATACCGCCAACGCCGGTGGAGGTCGCGTTTACCCGCTGGAACAGATGCAGCGGGTCGCCGAATGGGCCTGGTCCAACAATCTGAAAATGCACCTTGACGGGGCCAGACTGTTTAATGCGACAACGGCCGGCGGGTATTCACCGGAAGATGTTGGACAGTGTTTTGACACTGTTTCCATTTGTTTCAGTAAGGGGCTCGGCTGTCCGATGGGTTCGATTCTGGTCGGTTCGCATGACGACATTCGTGAGGCACGTCGTGTTCGCAAGATTTTTGGAGGTGCTCTGCGTCAGGCGGGTATTATTGCTGCGGCAGCTGTGCATGCCCTGGAAAACCATGTGAGTCGTTTGGGCGACGATCACAGGAATGCCCGGGAGCTGGCTGCCCGGTTATCCACTGTTGAAGGGATCCGTATCAGTCCGGCCGATGTGGAAAGTAATCTGGTGTTCTTTGAAATCGATGACGATCTGGGAACGTCTGCACAACTGGGAACGGCTCTTTCCGAATTTGACGTACGGATGTGTCCTTTTCCCGGACAGAGAATGCGTGCGGTTACTCATCTGGATGTCACAGCAGCTGATATCCCAAAAGCAGCAGACGCGGTTCGCAGGGCGATGGCAGCCGGTATCAGGGAACAGACAGTCCCCACCGGTGGTCCACATTCGGAATGA
- a CDS encoding transcriptional repressor: MKNLTPETVSAAPVEKFREYLETRRMRLTQERDIIVREIFADHKHFETDEIVARLTKQRIGGTRVSRATIYRTIGHLEDAGLIRKVARSNDREVYEHDYGYPQHDHFICEKCDSLIEFRNDVISKTLETIAADHGFRMTGHRLEVHGICTQCARPPSRRHRKLDMI; encoded by the coding sequence GTGAAGAATCTGACGCCGGAAACTGTTTCAGCCGCACCCGTGGAAAAATTCAGGGAATACCTCGAAACTCGGCGAATGCGGCTGACTCAGGAACGTGACATCATCGTCCGTGAGATCTTCGCGGATCACAAGCACTTTGAAACCGATGAGATTGTCGCACGACTGACGAAACAGCGCATTGGCGGGACTCGGGTAAGTCGAGCGACAATCTACCGAACAATCGGTCATCTGGAAGATGCCGGTCTGATTCGCAAGGTTGCCCGCAGCAACGACCGCGAAGTGTACGAACATGATTATGGTTATCCACAGCACGATCATTTCATTTGTGAAAAGTGCGATTCGTTGATTGAATTCCGCAATGATGTGATTTCGAAGACACTGGAAACCATCGCAGCTGACCACGGTTTTCGTATGACGGGCCACCGTCTGGAAGTTCACGGGATTTGTACTCAGTGTGCTCGCCCGCCTTCCCGCCGCCATCGCAAACTGGACATGATTTGA
- a CDS encoding A24 family peptidase: MTPIMLFIVGCVLGRIAAGWAAHVLAGDSSTGLDDCEQCRTPCSIQQRWLGVWTIRCRICGTRRGVRWPVVSSLVMGILFTAYAWLLTVIDCQKVAEVQPVTAMHLLRLPYHLALLFLLTVTVLTDLLDYVIPDQVIILGIFVAVAGATMSGDLQVIHVWVNWDAQIPGLNGPYLPEWMKNHQHLHGLIWSLGGMIVGGTFIWLVRGISGWVMGQPTMGYGDVTLMAMIGSFIGWQPALCAIAIAPLTGIVAGLAVRITTGRTYVAFGPYLAVSAVIVLGTWRWIWAEPLLMRIVFSHWPSILGLTGGSLAALAILLGALRTFLTTPAESIRR, translated from the coding sequence ATGACACCAATTATGCTATTTATTGTCGGCTGTGTGCTGGGCCGGATTGCCGCCGGCTGGGCAGCTCACGTGTTGGCCGGGGATTCATCTACCGGGCTGGATGACTGTGAACAATGCCGGACTCCGTGCTCCATTCAGCAGCGTTGGCTGGGAGTCTGGACAATTCGCTGCAGGATATGCGGAACTCGCCGGGGAGTCCGATGGCCCGTGGTTTCGTCACTGGTCATGGGAATATTGTTTACGGCCTACGCGTGGCTGTTAACAGTAATCGACTGCCAGAAGGTGGCAGAAGTTCAGCCTGTGACCGCGATGCACCTGCTCAGACTTCCATATCACCTGGCACTACTGTTTCTCCTGACCGTCACCGTGCTCACCGATCTGCTGGACTATGTGATTCCTGACCAGGTAATCATCCTGGGTATTTTCGTGGCAGTCGCCGGAGCAACGATGTCGGGTGATTTGCAGGTCATCCACGTATGGGTGAACTGGGATGCCCAGATCCCCGGACTGAACGGTCCCTATCTGCCCGAATGGATGAAAAACCACCAGCACCTGCACGGTTTGATCTGGAGTCTGGGCGGCATGATTGTCGGAGGCACTTTTATATGGCTCGTGCGCGGAATTTCCGGATGGGTCATGGGACAGCCGACGATGGGATACGGCGATGTCACACTGATGGCGATGATCGGTTCATTCATCGGGTGGCAGCCGGCGCTTTGCGCCATCGCCATCGCTCCCCTGACAGGGATTGTGGCCGGATTAGCGGTACGCATCACCACAGGTCGCACATATGTGGCGTTCGGTCCCTATCTCGCTGTTTCTGCTGTGATCGTGCTGGGTACATGGCGATGGATCTGGGCGGAGCCATTATTGATGCGAATCGTGTTCAGTCACTGGCCATCGATCCTCGGACTGACTGGTGGATCTCTGGCAGCGCTTGCGATCCTGCTGGGTGCATTGCGGACGTTTCTGACCACCCCTGCAGAATCAATCCGTCGTTAG